In one window of Opitutus sp. GAS368 DNA:
- the rplS gene encoding 50S ribosomal protein L19 has protein sequence MNPIIQEITANQVKHKVAPFKVGDGVRVHTKVREGDKERVQVFAGVVIAHKGSGIHETFTVRRISYGEGVERVFPVNSPNLEKIEVEKDSEPGRARLYYLRDRSGKAAMAVKEKRYDSEAAKA, from the coding sequence ATGAATCCCATCATCCAAGAAATCACCGCCAACCAGGTGAAACATAAAGTTGCGCCGTTCAAAGTCGGCGACGGTGTCCGCGTGCACACCAAGGTCCGCGAGGGTGACAAGGAGCGCGTGCAGGTTTTCGCCGGCGTCGTCATCGCCCACAAGGGCAGCGGCATCCACGAGACCTTCACCGTCCGCCGCATCAGCTACGGCGAGGGCGTCGAGCGCGTGTTCCCGGTGAACTCCCCGAACCTCGAGAAGATCGAGGTCGAGAAGGATTCCGAGCCGGGCAGGGCCCGCCTCTACTACCTCCGCGACCGCTCCGGCAAGGCCGCCATGGCCGTCAAGGAGAAGCGCTACGACTCCGAGGCCGCCAAGGCCTGA
- a CDS encoding MarR family transcriptional regulator — protein MPHLLLKDLPRYECLLEAAKEFPDLDPSAAEAFLHLLHTGDEVFGVSDRSLAGHNISHGRFGVLMLLWRSVQPRAAALLGAEPCVAGPRTPAELADAAGVTRATMTGLIDTLERDGYVKREPDPVDRRQMSVLLTPRGEKFLMEFLPGHFKAIAAIMAPLTEAERKTLVRLLGKVQQQAAVLNPRREAASVG, from the coding sequence ATGCCTCATCTCCTGCTCAAAGACCTGCCGCGCTACGAATGCCTCCTCGAGGCCGCCAAGGAGTTTCCCGACCTTGATCCGTCGGCGGCCGAGGCGTTCCTGCACCTGCTCCACACGGGCGACGAGGTGTTCGGCGTGTCGGACCGCAGCCTGGCGGGGCACAACATTTCCCACGGCCGCTTCGGAGTGCTGATGCTGCTCTGGCGCAGCGTCCAGCCCCGGGCCGCGGCCCTGCTGGGCGCGGAGCCCTGTGTCGCCGGCCCGCGCACGCCGGCCGAACTGGCGGACGCCGCCGGTGTCACCCGGGCTACGATGACCGGACTGATCGATACCTTGGAGCGCGACGGCTACGTCAAGCGCGAGCCCGACCCGGTGGACCGCCGGCAGATGTCGGTGCTCCTCACGCCGCGTGGCGAAAAGTTCCTGATGGAATTCCTGCCCGGCCACTTCAAGGCCATCGCCGCCATCATGGCCCCGCTGACCGAGGCCGAGCGCAAGACGCTCGTCCGTCTCCTCGGCAAGGTCCAGCAGCAGGCCGCCGTCCTCAATCCCCGGCGCGAGGCCGCGTCCGTCGGCTGA
- the rpsP gene encoding 30S ribosomal protein S16: MALKIRLSRVGTKNEPHYRVVVAEERSRRDGDAVEQLGSYNPRAKGNMLTIKLDRVDYWVSKGAKPTATMHSMIKRAKRAAAATA; the protein is encoded by the coding sequence ATGGCACTCAAAATCCGTCTTTCCCGCGTCGGCACCAAGAACGAACCGCACTACCGCGTGGTCGTCGCCGAGGAGCGCTCCCGCCGCGATGGTGACGCCGTCGAACAGCTCGGCTCCTACAATCCCCGCGCCAAGGGCAACATGCTGACCATCAAGCTCGACCGTGTCGATTACTGGGTCTCGAAGGGCGCCAAGCCCACCGCGACCATGCACTCGATGATCAAGCGCGCCAAGCGGGCCGCGGCCGCCACAGCCTGA
- a CDS encoding efflux RND transporter permease subunit, with the protein MLSKSFTDLFIRKPVIALVVNAVILVVGLVAYFKLNTRQYPRSDSAVVNVSTIYFGASADTVRGYITTQLERAVASADGIDYIESSSAAGASNINVYLRLNYDTNAALTQISSKIDAVRNQLPPEAETPTISVQSSDNQFASMYLGFSSDTLDQNQITDYLARLVQPRLSAVKGVQRADILGGRVFAMRVWLKPDLLAAHGISPADVRQALAANNALAAVGSTKGSMLSISLVANTDLKNVDQFRKLVVAEKNGTIIRLADVADVVLGAEDYNTEVRFGGKTATFMGIWVLPNESTVEVIKRVREVMPEIERGLPAGLNGTIAYDATQYIDDALHEIVHTLLETLAIVTVVIFLFMGSLRSVLIPIVAMPLSLVGALFLMLAFGFTINLLTLLAVVLAVGIVVDDAIVVVENIERHIREGRSPVDAAILGARELVGPVISMTITLATVYAPIAFQGGLTGALFREFAMTLAGAVAVSGFVALTLSPMMSAYLLKDHAHEEQGLSGKINHLFDRLRNRYEHVLGRMLLPREERRASWSVFYWSFVVWIPFWLVALAFVAFEGGSLKAMAGPLAGGIAFVIIVAALAVVVLDYLMGRRFAWVQYVIIGAGLLALLLVPFGMFAQKELAPIEDQGVVFSALLPAPTATIDQNIIFAKQVQKIFESVPEYDTSFQVTGPNFGFSGILLKPWSERKRNSVQIMQSLQGPSSQVAGLNVFTQTPPPLPSGGQYDVELVLRSTAEHSEMMEYAQKLVLYANTEANAGGGAPTFYFADSDLKFDLPQVEIQIDKDKVASMGLNLSDVARDLGSMLGGGYVNRFVNDGQSYRVIPQVERGQRLNPDQLLNYHVRGPNGLLIPLSTIATLKRTVQPRSLNRFQQLNSVKIIGAGPSVDNALKKLEAKAAEILPAGYSIDYGGQSRQLRYEGNALWRTGLLALLLIFLVLAAQFNSFRDPFVILLGSAPLAIVGAMLPVFLGKTSLNIYSQIGLITLVGLISKNGILVVEFANSLQEQGVAKLEAIRRAAATRLRPVLMTSAATVFGHLMLIFVTGPGAAARNSIGWVLVVGMAVGSIFTLFVVPAFYMLIAADHSARKVPESALVAEPVLAK; encoded by the coding sequence ATGCTCTCCAAAAGTTTCACCGACCTCTTCATCCGCAAGCCGGTCATCGCGCTGGTGGTGAACGCCGTCATTCTCGTCGTGGGCCTCGTGGCCTACTTCAAGCTCAACACCCGCCAGTATCCCCGCAGCGACAGCGCTGTCGTCAACGTCAGCACGATTTACTTCGGGGCGAGCGCCGACACGGTCCGCGGCTACATCACCACGCAGCTCGAGCGCGCCGTGGCCAGCGCCGACGGCATCGACTACATCGAGTCGTCCAGCGCCGCGGGCGCCAGCAACATCAACGTCTACCTCCGGCTCAATTACGACACCAACGCCGCGCTCACCCAGATCAGCTCCAAGATCGACGCCGTCCGCAACCAGCTGCCGCCCGAGGCCGAGACGCCCACCATCTCGGTGCAGTCCAGCGACAACCAGTTCGCGTCGATGTATCTCGGGTTCTCGTCGGACACGCTCGACCAGAACCAGATCACCGACTATCTCGCCCGCCTCGTCCAGCCGCGGCTTTCGGCCGTCAAGGGCGTGCAGCGCGCCGACATCCTCGGCGGCCGCGTCTTCGCCATGCGCGTGTGGCTGAAGCCCGACCTGCTCGCCGCCCACGGCATCAGCCCGGCCGACGTCCGCCAGGCCCTCGCGGCCAACAACGCCCTCGCCGCCGTCGGCTCGACCAAGGGCTCGATGCTCAGCATCAGCCTCGTCGCCAACACCGACCTCAAGAACGTCGACCAATTCCGCAAGCTGGTCGTGGCCGAGAAGAACGGCACCATCATCCGTCTGGCCGACGTGGCCGACGTCGTGCTCGGCGCGGAGGACTACAACACCGAGGTCCGCTTCGGCGGCAAGACGGCCACCTTCATGGGCATCTGGGTGCTGCCGAACGAGAGCACCGTCGAGGTCATCAAGCGCGTGCGCGAGGTCATGCCCGAGATCGAGCGCGGCCTGCCCGCCGGCCTCAACGGCACCATCGCCTACGACGCCACGCAATACATCGACGATGCGTTGCACGAGATCGTGCACACCCTGCTCGAGACCCTGGCCATCGTCACCGTGGTCATCTTCCTCTTCATGGGCTCGCTGCGCTCGGTCCTGATCCCGATCGTGGCCATGCCGCTTTCCCTCGTCGGCGCGCTCTTCCTGATGCTCGCCTTCGGCTTCACGATCAACCTGCTCACGCTCCTCGCCGTCGTGCTCGCGGTCGGCATCGTGGTCGACGACGCCATCGTCGTCGTCGAGAACATCGAGCGCCACATCCGCGAGGGCCGGTCGCCGGTCGATGCCGCCATCCTCGGGGCGCGCGAGCTGGTTGGCCCCGTCATCTCGATGACGATCACGCTGGCCACCGTCTACGCCCCGATCGCCTTCCAGGGCGGTCTCACCGGCGCGCTGTTCCGGGAGTTCGCCATGACGCTCGCCGGCGCCGTGGCGGTGTCGGGCTTCGTCGCCCTCACGCTCTCGCCGATGATGAGCGCCTACCTGCTCAAGGACCATGCGCACGAGGAGCAGGGCCTCAGCGGCAAGATCAACCACCTGTTCGACCGCCTGCGCAACCGCTACGAGCACGTCCTGGGCCGGATGCTGTTGCCGCGGGAGGAACGGCGCGCTTCGTGGTCGGTGTTCTACTGGTCGTTCGTCGTCTGGATTCCGTTCTGGCTCGTCGCCCTGGCCTTCGTCGCTTTCGAGGGCGGCAGCCTGAAGGCGATGGCCGGCCCGCTGGCCGGCGGCATCGCCTTCGTCATCATCGTGGCCGCCCTGGCGGTCGTGGTGCTTGATTACCTGATGGGCCGCCGGTTCGCCTGGGTGCAATACGTCATCATCGGGGCCGGCCTGCTCGCGCTGCTGTTGGTGCCGTTCGGCATGTTCGCCCAGAAGGAACTCGCGCCGATCGAGGACCAGGGCGTGGTGTTCAGCGCGCTGCTGCCGGCGCCCACCGCGACCATCGACCAGAACATCATCTTCGCGAAACAGGTTCAGAAGATCTTCGAGAGCGTGCCCGAATATGACACCTCGTTCCAGGTCACCGGGCCGAACTTCGGCTTTTCCGGCATTCTGCTGAAGCCCTGGTCGGAGCGGAAACGCAACTCGGTCCAGATCATGCAGTCGCTGCAGGGGCCTTCTTCGCAGGTCGCGGGCCTGAATGTCTTCACGCAGACGCCGCCGCCGCTGCCCTCCGGCGGCCAGTATGACGTCGAACTCGTGCTTCGCTCGACGGCCGAGCACAGCGAGATGATGGAGTATGCCCAGAAGCTCGTGCTCTACGCCAACACCGAGGCCAACGCCGGCGGCGGGGCGCCGACCTTCTACTTCGCCGACAGCGACCTGAAGTTCGACCTCCCGCAGGTCGAGATTCAGATCGACAAGGACAAGGTCGCCTCGATGGGGCTCAACCTCAGCGACGTGGCGCGCGATCTCGGCTCGATGCTGGGCGGCGGTTACGTCAACCGCTTCGTCAACGACGGTCAGAGCTACCGTGTCATCCCGCAGGTTGAGCGCGGCCAGCGCCTCAATCCCGACCAGTTGCTCAACTACCATGTGCGCGGGCCCAACGGCCTGCTCATCCCGCTCTCGACCATCGCCACGCTCAAGCGCACGGTGCAGCCGCGCTCGCTCAACCGCTTCCAGCAGCTCAATTCCGTCAAGATCATCGGCGCCGGTCCCAGCGTGGACAACGCGCTCAAGAAGCTCGAGGCCAAGGCGGCCGAGATCCTGCCCGCGGGCTATTCCATCGACTACGGCGGCCAGTCGCGCCAGTTGCGCTACGAGGGCAACGCCCTCTGGCGCACCGGCCTGCTCGCGCTGCTGCTGATCTTCCTCGTGCTCGCGGCGCAGTTCAACAGCTTCCGCGACCCGTTTGTCATCCTGCTGGGCTCCGCGCCGCTGGCCATCGTCGGCGCCATGCTGCCGGTCTTTCTGGGCAAGACCTCGCTGAACATCTACTCCCAGATCGGCCTGATCACCCTCGTGGGCCTCATTTCGAAGAATGGCATCCTGGTCGTCGAGTTCGCCAACTCGCTCCAGGAGCAGGGGGTCGCCAAGCTCGAGGCCATCCGGCGCGCCGCCGCGACCCGCCTGCGCCCCGTGCTCATGACCTCCGCCGCCACCGTCTTTGGTCACCTCATGCTCATCTTCGTGACCGGTCCCGGCGCCGCCGCCCGTAACAGCATCGGCTGGGTGCTCGTCGTGGGCATGGCCGTCGGCTCGATCTTCACGCTCTTCGTCGTGCCGGCGTTCTATATGCTCATCGCGGCCGATCACTCCGCCCGCAAGGTTCCGGAATCCGCCCTCGTCGCCGAGCCCGTTCTTGCCAAGTGA
- the tkt gene encoding transketolase, translating into MKLQTEILAQAANQARGLAIDAVHKSSSGHLGLPLGCAEIGAVLYGHVLVHNPDEPRWLNRDRFVLSAGHGSMFLYSWLHLSGYDLSIQEVSNFRVLHSKTPGHPEFHETPGVECTTGPLGQGIGNSVGLAMSGQMLAARFNAPGHEIFNHHVICLAGDGCMQEGVAMEACEFAGHQGLDNLILIYDSNDVTLDAMADKTQSENTALRFKAMHWDVQTVAAGNDLEAIFKAINKAKKAKTGKPQLIIARTLIAKGIPEVAGTSKGHGEGGAKFADSARRGLALPEEHFYVSEQVRAYFADHKKRLKRAHGKWKKAFAAWREAHPAKAALLDGAGQTPSAAHLLEKIPLFPADAKLATRAAGKDVLQPVAAELPLLISGSADLHGSTLNYIAADKDFDKTNRAGRNLRYGIREHAMASISNGVAYDGIFRASCATFLVFADYSRPAMRLAALSKLPVVYIYTHDSIGVGEDGPTHQPVETVSALRLIPNFDVIRPADPEETAGAFAAAMERVDGPTLLALTRQAVPMLNDCTPHERRAGVLKGGYILLQETAPLTHILLASGSEVQWAVAAAKALGGGARVVSIPSFLRFDAQPASYREAILPSSCRKRVAIEAGVTALWSKYVGLDGKVVGIDRFGLSAPGNIAMKELGITAEAVVAAAKSL; encoded by the coding sequence ATGAAACTCCAGACTGAGATTCTCGCCCAAGCCGCCAACCAGGCCCGTGGCCTCGCCATTGACGCCGTCCACAAGAGTTCCTCCGGCCACCTCGGTCTGCCGTTGGGCTGCGCGGAGATCGGCGCCGTGCTCTACGGGCACGTGCTGGTCCACAACCCCGACGAGCCGCGCTGGCTCAATCGCGACCGCTTCGTGCTCTCCGCCGGCCACGGCTCGATGTTCCTCTACAGCTGGCTCCACCTGAGCGGCTACGACCTGTCGATCCAGGAGGTCAGCAACTTCCGCGTCCTCCACAGCAAGACGCCCGGCCATCCTGAGTTCCATGAGACGCCCGGCGTCGAGTGCACCACCGGCCCGCTGGGGCAGGGCATCGGCAACTCCGTCGGCCTGGCCATGTCCGGCCAGATGCTGGCCGCGCGCTTCAACGCGCCGGGCCACGAGATCTTCAACCACCACGTCATCTGTCTCGCGGGCGACGGCTGCATGCAGGAAGGCGTCGCCATGGAGGCGTGCGAGTTCGCCGGCCACCAGGGCCTCGACAACCTCATCCTCATCTACGACTCGAACGACGTCACGCTCGACGCCATGGCGGACAAGACGCAGAGCGAGAACACCGCGCTGCGTTTCAAGGCGATGCACTGGGACGTGCAGACCGTCGCCGCCGGCAACGACCTGGAGGCGATCTTCAAGGCCATCAACAAGGCCAAGAAGGCCAAGACCGGCAAGCCGCAGCTCATCATCGCGCGCACCCTCATCGCCAAGGGCATTCCCGAGGTCGCCGGCACCTCCAAGGGCCACGGCGAGGGTGGGGCGAAGTTCGCCGACAGCGCCCGCCGCGGCCTCGCGCTGCCCGAAGAGCATTTCTACGTGAGCGAGCAGGTCCGCGCCTACTTCGCCGACCACAAGAAGCGCCTCAAGCGCGCCCACGGCAAATGGAAGAAGGCCTTCGCCGCCTGGCGCGAGGCCCACCCCGCCAAGGCCGCGCTCCTCGACGGCGCCGGCCAGACCCCGAGCGCCGCGCACCTCCTGGAAAAAATCCCGCTGTTCCCGGCCGACGCCAAGCTCGCCACGCGCGCCGCTGGCAAGGACGTGCTGCAGCCCGTCGCGGCCGAGCTGCCCCTGCTGATCTCCGGCTCGGCCGACCTCCACGGCTCGACGCTCAACTACATCGCCGCCGACAAGGATTTCGACAAGACCAACCGCGCCGGCCGCAACCTGCGCTACGGCATCCGCGAGCACGCGATGGCCTCCATCAGCAACGGCGTCGCCTACGACGGCATCTTCCGCGCGTCGTGCGCGACGTTCCTCGTGTTCGCCGACTACTCGCGTCCCGCGATGCGCCTCGCGGCGCTGTCCAAGCTGCCGGTCGTCTATATCTACACGCATGATTCCATCGGAGTGGGCGAGGACGGCCCGACCCACCAGCCGGTGGAAACCGTTTCCGCCCTGCGCCTGATCCCGAACTTCGACGTTATCCGCCCCGCGGATCCGGAGGAGACCGCCGGCGCCTTTGCCGCGGCGATGGAACGCGTCGACGGCCCGACGCTGCTCGCGCTCACGCGCCAGGCGGTGCCGATGCTCAACGATTGCACGCCGCACGAACGGCGCGCCGGCGTGCTCAAGGGCGGCTACATCCTCCTCCAGGAAACCGCCCCGCTCACCCACATCCTGCTCGCGAGCGGCAGCGAGGTGCAGTGGGCTGTTGCGGCGGCCAAGGCGCTGGGCGGCGGCGCCCGCGTGGTCTCGATACCTTCGTTCCTGCGCTTCGATGCCCAGCCCGCGTCCTATCGCGAGGCGATCCTGCCTTCGTCGTGCCGGAAGCGCGTGGCGATCGAGGCGGGGGTAACCGCCCTCTGGAGCAAGTATGTCGGCCTCGACGGCAAGGTCGTCGGCATTGACCGCTTCGGCCTCAGCGCTCCCGGTAACATCGCCATGAAGGAACTCGGCATCACGGCCGAGGCCGTCGTCGCGGCGGCCAAGTCACTGTAA
- the trmD gene encoding tRNA (guanosine(37)-N1)-methyltransferase TrmD → MRIDVLTLFPPMIDGFLSESMLGRAQEAKLLEIKVHNLRDWATDKHKTTDDRPFGGGAGMVLKCEPVFDAIEQVSTPGCRRIYLTPDGTPLSPALALELSQQKHLVLLSGHYEGIDQRIREKIIDQEISIGDYVLTNGTLAAAVVIDALARFIPGVLGEEKSLTTESFTSKLLDFPQYTRPAVYRGMSVPEVLLSGNHGEIEKWRHAQQVEKTQQVRPDLLK, encoded by the coding sequence ATGCGCATCGACGTCCTGACGCTGTTTCCCCCCATGATCGACGGCTTCCTGTCCGAGAGCATGCTGGGCCGCGCCCAGGAGGCGAAGCTGCTCGAGATCAAGGTGCACAACCTGCGCGACTGGGCGACCGACAAGCACAAGACGACCGACGACCGGCCCTTTGGCGGCGGCGCCGGCATGGTGCTGAAGTGCGAACCGGTCTTCGACGCCATCGAGCAGGTTTCGACCCCGGGCTGCCGGCGCATCTACCTGACGCCCGACGGCACGCCGCTTTCGCCGGCCCTGGCCCTCGAACTCTCCCAGCAAAAACACCTCGTGCTTTTGAGCGGCCATTACGAGGGAATCGACCAGAGGATCCGGGAAAAAATCATCGATCAGGAGATCAGCATCGGGGATTATGTGCTTACCAACGGCACACTTGCGGCGGCGGTGGTCATCGATGCGCTGGCCCGTTTCATCCCCGGGGTGCTCGGGGAAGAAAAGTCGTTGACGACAGAAAGCTTCACCAGCAAGTTGCTCGACTTTCCTCAATACACGCGTCCCGCCGTTTATCGCGGCATGTCCGTGCCGGAAGTGCTCCTTTCGGGCAACCACGGCGAGATCGAGAAGTGGCGGCACGCGCAGCAGGTGGAAAAAACGCAGCAAGTCAGACCAGATTTACTCAAATAA
- a CDS encoding efflux RND transporter periplasmic adaptor subunit, which translates to MLKKFLIATGGFAVVVLTLGAIKVAQIKQMSSVSHVPPPAAVTTAEAKPMEWHSYLKAIGTLAPVEGATLSADADGIVSRIVADSGTAVKAGDLLVELDASVEQAQLASAEAQADLARLNYERAKDLWAQKSNSKSDLDLAEATLKQSAANAAALQAQIAKKQVRAPFDGRVGIRVVNVGQFVPRGKDMVPLQKLDPIYVNFNVPQQQLSDLSLGQKVSVSIDAFAGRLFEGGLSAINSEVDPSTRNISVQAKLANPEEKLRAGMFAQVEVELPTGAPRIVVPATAINYAPYGNSVFIVEKMKGPDGAEYLGVRQQFVKLGDTRGDLITVEEGIKPGEQIVIAGVFKLRNGMSVQVNNTYQPTSDPAPKPANT; encoded by the coding sequence ATGCTTAAAAAATTCCTCATCGCCACGGGCGGCTTTGCCGTCGTTGTCCTCACGCTCGGCGCCATCAAGGTCGCCCAGATCAAGCAGATGTCCTCGGTCTCGCATGTGCCGCCGCCGGCCGCGGTCACCACGGCCGAAGCCAAGCCGATGGAATGGCACTCGTATCTCAAGGCCATCGGCACGCTGGCGCCGGTCGAGGGCGCGACGCTCAGCGCCGACGCCGATGGCATCGTGTCGCGCATCGTGGCCGACAGCGGCACGGCCGTGAAGGCCGGCGACCTGCTGGTCGAGCTCGACGCCAGCGTCGAGCAGGCGCAACTGGCCTCGGCCGAGGCGCAGGCCGACCTCGCCCGGCTCAATTACGAGCGCGCCAAGGATCTCTGGGCGCAAAAGAGCAATTCCAAGTCCGACCTGGACCTGGCCGAGGCCACCCTGAAGCAGAGTGCGGCCAACGCCGCCGCCTTGCAGGCCCAGATCGCCAAGAAACAGGTGCGCGCGCCCTTCGACGGTCGCGTGGGCATCCGCGTGGTCAACGTCGGTCAGTTCGTGCCCCGCGGCAAGGACATGGTCCCGCTCCAGAAGCTCGACCCGATCTACGTGAATTTCAATGTGCCGCAGCAGCAGCTGTCCGACCTCTCCCTCGGCCAGAAGGTTTCCGTCAGCATCGATGCGTTCGCGGGCCGGCTGTTCGAGGGTGGCCTTTCCGCCATCAACTCCGAGGTCGATCCATCCACGCGCAACATCTCCGTGCAGGCCAAGCTGGCCAACCCCGAGGAAAAGCTGCGGGCCGGCATGTTTGCCCAGGTCGAGGTTGAACTCCCGACCGGCGCCCCGCGGATCGTGGTGCCCGCCACCGCCATCAACTATGCGCCGTATGGCAACTCCGTCTTCATCGTCGAGAAGATGAAAGGCCCCGACGGCGCGGAATACCTCGGGGTTCGCCAGCAGTTCGTGAAGCTCGGCGACACCCGCGGCGACCTCATCACCGTCGAGGAAGGGATCAAGCCCGGGGAGCAGATCGTCATCGCGGGGGTCTTCAAGCTGCGCAACGGCATGTCCGTCCAGGTGAACAACACCTACCAGCCCACGAGCGATCCCGCGCCCAAGCCGGCCAATACCTGA
- the ychF gene encoding redox-regulated ATPase YchF: MLKAGIVGLPNVGKSTLFNALTRSRKAEAANYPFCTIDPNVGVVIVPDERAYVLQKIAKTNVVVPAAIEFVDIAGLVAGASKGEGLGNQFLATIREVDAIVQVVRCFEDSDVVHTMGGVDPVRDIEVITTELVLADLDAVAKRMTKTQKNAKAGDKEAVIELALLQKLEPHLNAGKTANTLPATPEEIVLMKLFQLLTAKPVLFACNVAESDLATAGQNKFVQKVAEYVRTHHDAAYVPISAKIEAELIDLPPEEAKAFLKDLGVDDSGVSSLIKGTYALLGLMTYFTAGEKEVRAWTIRKGWKAPQAAGVIHTDFEKGFIKAEIVSYSDLTRLGSVAAAREAGKYRLEGKEYVFADGDVALFRFNN; this comes from the coding sequence ATGCTCAAAGCCGGTATCGTCGGTCTCCCCAATGTGGGCAAGTCCACCCTCTTTAACGCCCTGACCCGCAGCCGCAAGGCCGAGGCTGCCAACTACCCGTTTTGCACGATCGATCCGAACGTCGGCGTGGTGATCGTCCCCGACGAGCGCGCCTACGTCCTCCAGAAAATCGCCAAAACGAACGTCGTCGTGCCCGCCGCCATCGAATTCGTGGACATCGCCGGCCTGGTGGCCGGGGCCAGCAAGGGCGAAGGCTTGGGCAACCAGTTTCTCGCCACCATCCGCGAGGTCGACGCCATCGTGCAGGTCGTGCGGTGCTTTGAGGACAGCGACGTCGTCCACACCATGGGTGGCGTGGACCCGGTCCGCGACATCGAGGTCATCACGACCGAACTCGTGCTGGCCGACCTCGACGCCGTCGCCAAGCGCATGACCAAGACCCAGAAGAACGCCAAGGCCGGCGACAAGGAAGCCGTCATCGAGCTGGCGCTGCTGCAAAAGCTTGAGCCGCACCTCAACGCCGGCAAGACCGCCAACACCCTGCCCGCCACGCCCGAGGAGATTGTCCTGATGAAGCTGTTCCAGCTGCTCACGGCGAAGCCCGTGCTCTTCGCGTGCAATGTCGCCGAGTCCGACCTCGCGACCGCCGGGCAGAACAAGTTTGTCCAGAAGGTCGCGGAGTATGTCCGCACGCATCACGACGCCGCCTATGTGCCGATCAGCGCCAAGATCGAAGCCGAGCTCATCGACCTGCCGCCGGAGGAGGCGAAGGCGTTCCTCAAGGATCTCGGGGTCGATGACTCCGGCGTGTCCTCGCTCATCAAGGGCACCTATGCGCTGCTCGGTCTGATGACCTACTTCACGGCCGGCGAGAAGGAAGTGCGCGCCTGGACGATCAGGAAAGGCTGGAAGGCGCCGCAGGCCGCCGGCGTCATCCACACCGATTTCGAGAAGGGCTTCATCAAGGCCGAGATCGTTTCCTACAGCGATCTCACCCGGCTTGGCTCCGTCGCCGCCGCCCGTGAGGCCGGCAAATACCGGCTGGAGGGCAAGGAATACGTCTTCGCCGACGGCGACGTGGCCTTGTTCCGGTTCAACAACTGA